From Rhizobium favelukesii, the proteins below share one genomic window:
- a CDS encoding DUF1045 domain-containing protein — MRYAICFTPAASDPLSYVAANWLGRNVFSGETVEPTAIRGLSIHEIAFHTAMPRRYGFHGVLKAPFRLAADVTEAQLLRDLMRFCGTLTPFHINRLEVARLGAFYSLVPSLPCEHAHYLASAVVQEFDRFRAPLSEAEIERTDPGGLSAAQFANLHRWGSPYVMDEFRFHMPLTGPVSHCDMPRVEQALRAVFEPVLADRVKVANVALMIEEGNGGPFRVHSLHPMGKVSARRDRVPALA; from the coding sequence ATGCGCTATGCGATTTGCTTCACGCCCGCTGCGAGCGACCCGCTCTCATATGTGGCCGCAAATTGGTTGGGTCGGAACGTGTTTTCCGGCGAGACGGTCGAGCCGACCGCAATACGCGGCCTGAGCATTCACGAGATCGCTTTCCATACGGCGATGCCGCGCCGCTATGGTTTTCACGGTGTCCTGAAGGCACCCTTTCGCCTTGCCGCCGATGTGACGGAGGCGCAACTTTTGCGCGATCTTATGCGCTTCTGCGGCACACTGACGCCGTTTCACATCAATCGTCTGGAGGTGGCCCGGCTCGGTGCGTTCTACAGTCTCGTTCCGTCGCTGCCCTGCGAACACGCCCACTACCTTGCCAGTGCCGTTGTTCAGGAGTTCGATCGATTCCGCGCGCCGTTGAGCGAGGCGGAAATCGAGCGGACCGATCCGGGTGGTCTATCTGCGGCGCAGTTCGCCAATCTGCACCGCTGGGGAAGCCCCTATGTGATGGACGAATTTCGTTTTCACATGCCGCTGACCGGCCCCGTCAGCCACTGCGACATGCCACGGGTCGAGCAGGCGCTTCGGGCCGTCTTCGAGCCGGTACTTGCCGATCGCGTGAAGGTCGCCAACGTTGCGTTGATGATCGAGGAAGGGAATGGCGGGCCGTTTCGCGTGCATTCGCTGCATCCGATGGGCAAGGTCAGCGCTCGGCGGGATCGTGTTCCTGCGTTAGCCTAA
- a CDS encoding NAD(P)/FAD-dependent oxidoreductase: MTKADSPALSSGQSSTALLIVGGGIMGLWAAVHAERLGIDALLVDADRLGHGASGGLLGALMAHMPDKWNAKKQFQFDALVSLEAEIAALEQQTGLSTGYRRSGRLIPLPKPHLRKIALGHSRDAEERWIAGERRFHWHVLDRPPQENWLDGAAGQSGFVHDTLAARVAPLSLIAVLAAFLRDARHVRVAEHVSVDGFDLQRKVAKTSMGDVTFSQCIVAAGHQSFPLLERSTGGLSRPLGQPVKGQAALLKVDVDPSMPTIFRDGLYIVAHEGGHVAIGSTSEVRFDEPFSTDRQLDALIEAAAQLVPALQGAPIVERWAGLRPKAIDRDPMVGAHPDHDSLVALTGGFKVSFGLAHHLAAVAVHLAAGRQPPFALPESFLLANHIRVASR, from the coding sequence ATGACCAAAGCCGATAGTCCGGCCTTGTCTTCCGGTCAATCATCGACTGCCCTGCTGATCGTCGGCGGCGGGATCATGGGGCTGTGGGCGGCAGTTCACGCGGAGCGTCTCGGCATCGATGCGTTGCTCGTCGACGCCGATCGGCTCGGCCACGGCGCAAGCGGTGGCCTGCTGGGAGCCCTCATGGCGCATATGCCGGACAAGTGGAACGCCAAGAAGCAATTTCAGTTCGATGCGCTGGTTTCGCTGGAAGCGGAGATTGCAGCGTTGGAACAGCAGACGGGCCTTTCCACCGGCTATCGCCGCTCAGGGCGTCTCATTCCGTTGCCGAAGCCGCATTTGCGTAAGATCGCGCTTGGCCATTCCCGGGATGCTGAGGAGCGCTGGATCGCGGGCGAGCGGCGCTTCCACTGGCATGTGCTCGACAGGCCTCCCCAAGAGAATTGGCTCGACGGAGCGGCTGGCCAAAGTGGCTTCGTGCACGACACGCTTGCCGCCAGAGTTGCCCCGCTCTCTCTCATCGCTGTACTCGCTGCATTCCTGCGTGACGCACGGCATGTCCGCGTTGCCGAGCACGTTTCGGTCGATGGTTTCGATCTTCAGCGCAAGGTCGCAAAGACCAGCATGGGCGACGTTACTTTCAGCCAATGCATTGTGGCCGCGGGCCACCAATCCTTTCCCTTGCTCGAGCGCAGCACCGGGGGTCTTTCAAGGCCGCTCGGCCAGCCCGTCAAAGGCCAGGCGGCATTGCTGAAAGTCGACGTGGACCCGTCCATGCCGACGATCTTCCGCGATGGGCTGTATATTGTTGCGCATGAGGGCGGTCATGTCGCCATCGGCAGCACGAGCGAGGTTCGCTTCGACGAGCCGTTCTCGACCGATCGACAGCTGGACGCACTGATTGAGGCAGCCGCACAACTGGTGCCGGCATTGCAAGGCGCGCCCATTGTCGAACGATGGGCCGGTCTGCGGCCGAAGGCGATCGACCGTGATCCGATGGTTGGCGCGCATCCAGATCATGACAGCCTTGTCGCCTTGACGGGCGGCTTCAAGGTCAGCTTCGGTCTGGCGCACCATCTGGCGGCGGTCGCGGTCCACCTGGCCGCCGGTCGTCAGCCGCCCTTTGCGCTGCCCGAAAGCTTCCTGCTTGCCAATCACATCCGCGTAGCGTCACGCTAA
- the mnmD gene encoding tRNA (5-methylaminomethyl-2-thiouridine)(34)-methyltransferase MnmD gives MTDTDPEKIAGAHQPLEWRDGDMPYSPAFGDHFYCQTDGRLECGHVFLAGNGLPQRWQVHGDFLIGELGFGTGLNFAETWRQWKLNRRTGQQLHFMSFELYPMHREEIDRALSHWTEIDAERQALAAAWPETPQATVSLRLDDQTSLSVVCGRALEGVAATEAGFDAWYLDGFAPSRNADMWSAELMHLVCDKTKPNGTFATYAAAGFVRRNLIAAGFVVERRSGFAGKREMLCGIKS, from the coding sequence ATGACAGATACGGATCCCGAAAAAATCGCTGGCGCGCACCAGCCGCTTGAGTGGCGCGACGGCGATATGCCCTATTCACCGGCCTTTGGCGACCATTTTTATTGCCAGACTGACGGCAGGTTGGAATGCGGGCATGTCTTCCTTGCCGGCAACGGCCTGCCGCAACGCTGGCAGGTTCACGGCGACTTCCTGATCGGCGAGCTCGGCTTCGGCACCGGTTTGAACTTTGCCGAGACATGGCGCCAGTGGAAGCTCAATCGGCGCACGGGGCAGCAACTGCACTTCATGTCGTTCGAGCTTTATCCGATGCACCGCGAGGAAATCGATCGTGCGCTTTCTCATTGGACCGAGATCGATGCCGAACGGCAAGCCCTGGCGGCAGCATGGCCAGAAACGCCGCAGGCAACGGTATCGCTGAGGCTTGATGACCAGACATCCCTCAGCGTCGTCTGCGGCCGCGCTCTTGAAGGCGTTGCGGCCACCGAGGCCGGCTTCGATGCCTGGTATCTCGATGGCTTCGCCCCGTCGCGCAACGCCGACATGTGGTCTGCGGAATTGATGCACCTCGTCTGCGACAAGACGAAGCCGAACGGAACCTTTGCGACCTATGCCGCGGCCGGCTTTGTCCGGCGCAACCTGATTGCGGCAGGCTTTGTGGTGGAGCGTCGAAGCGGCTTTGCCGGAAAGCGCGAGATGCTGTGCGGCATCAAATCCTAG
- a CDS encoding PAS domain-containing hybrid sensor histidine kinase/response regulator — MTSSGDLLELACRRIADLEHPAYVKNSELRYVAVNEAYASFFGKEISDFIGRRSRELVDTPEDQIREDKERRALVFASEESAVCFDAGAVGHERVRIESFSPSEDRVYILGLFERKALRHGSDSRSASALARSQALTEDLQNILRALPVGVMILDDKRNVLYANDEFYDVWDLPRDHRFDGWAFIDVIRHSHELGRYGARLTPEQILARREAHFQAAERRQQPVELGWVGGKRVLFDGRGLSNGRVLLSYADVTAVREREKEVHETRAALEHLGDLMHDATRAMSQGLLIVQDGIILLASDPLSDILAIPPEYLAVGRGWIDLFRFCARRGDFHGQEDEILTTWRDNIAAKKPISTPFHVAGERWVNLDATISERQHWIALFTDVTEAKEREAELERLLSRAEAADRVKSEFLANMSHEIRTPMNGVLGMAELLAKTNLDTRQKTFIDIIVKSGNALVTIINDILDFSKIDAGQMTLRHTTFDLVEAIEDVATLLSSPAAEKNIELLVRTAPDLPSAVIGDAGRFRQIIANLVGNAVKFTERGHVLVDVGFTPGAPDEFMANIRVKDTGIGIPGDKLESIFDKFSQIDASSTRRHEGTGLGLAITAGLVDLFGGNLEVDSQPGEGSVFTVNLPFVVAAARLAKPLPVNVRGARVLIVDDNVVNRQILTEQLALWGFDGAAAEDGPAAFAILEAADEFGIGIDAVVLDDPIPGMNGAEIARKLRIDRRFERLPIIFLTSMGISGAEKEFAALNGQAYLMKPARASVLRNTIVDVVRASRAKQIAAVVTMPPSVQAAPPPLPKVQPRERAPREFIDVLVAEDNEVNQIVFTQILQETGRNFLVVGNGWEAVEAFDRYTPRIIMMDVSMPVMNGHDATRAIRNRERGQGHRVPIIGVTAHALEADRDLCLEAGMDDYMSKPISPELLEEKLELWLGRSEQQAGRSAS; from the coding sequence TTGACATCGAGCGGGGACCTTCTCGAACTGGCCTGCCGCCGGATCGCGGATCTGGAGCACCCTGCCTATGTCAAGAACAGTGAGCTTCGCTACGTGGCCGTCAACGAGGCCTATGCGTCCTTCTTCGGAAAGGAAATCTCCGATTTCATCGGGCGCAGGAGCCGCGAACTCGTTGATACGCCGGAAGACCAGATCCGCGAGGACAAGGAACGGCGTGCTCTCGTCTTCGCAAGCGAGGAAAGTGCCGTTTGCTTCGACGCCGGTGCTGTCGGGCATGAGCGGGTGCGAATAGAGAGCTTCTCGCCGTCCGAAGACCGTGTCTACATATTGGGTCTTTTCGAAAGGAAGGCCTTGCGTCATGGCAGCGATAGCCGTTCGGCGTCGGCCTTGGCACGCAGCCAGGCTCTGACAGAGGATCTCCAAAACATCCTTCGCGCTCTTCCCGTCGGCGTCATGATCCTCGACGACAAGCGCAATGTTCTCTACGCCAATGACGAGTTCTACGATGTCTGGGATCTACCGCGCGACCACCGCTTTGACGGCTGGGCCTTCATCGACGTGATCCGTCATAGTCACGAGCTCGGACGCTACGGCGCCAGGTTGACACCTGAACAGATCCTTGCGCGGCGTGAGGCGCATTTCCAGGCGGCTGAGAGGCGACAGCAGCCGGTGGAACTCGGCTGGGTTGGCGGCAAGCGAGTGCTTTTCGATGGCCGAGGTCTCTCCAATGGCCGGGTTCTGCTTTCCTATGCTGATGTGACTGCGGTCCGTGAGCGCGAAAAGGAAGTCCACGAAACGCGCGCAGCGCTCGAGCATCTGGGCGATCTGATGCACGACGCGACACGTGCGATGTCCCAGGGCCTTTTGATCGTGCAGGACGGGATCATCCTACTCGCCAGCGACCCACTCAGCGACATCCTCGCCATTCCGCCCGAGTACCTGGCTGTCGGCCGGGGATGGATCGACCTCTTCCGGTTCTGCGCTCGACGTGGGGATTTTCATGGTCAGGAGGATGAAATTCTCACGACTTGGCGTGACAACATCGCGGCCAAGAAACCGATCTCGACGCCATTCCATGTCGCCGGAGAGCGTTGGGTCAACCTGGATGCTACCATCAGTGAGCGCCAGCATTGGATTGCGCTGTTCACCGACGTTACCGAAGCAAAGGAGCGCGAGGCCGAGCTCGAGCGGCTCCTGTCACGGGCGGAAGCCGCCGATCGCGTCAAATCGGAGTTCCTGGCGAACATGAGCCATGAGATCCGGACACCCATGAACGGTGTTCTCGGCATGGCTGAATTGCTGGCGAAGACCAATCTCGATACGCGTCAGAAGACGTTCATCGATATCATCGTCAAATCAGGCAATGCGCTAGTGACGATCATCAACGACATTCTTGATTTCTCCAAGATCGATGCCGGCCAGATGACGCTCCGGCACACGACGTTCGACCTGGTCGAGGCGATCGAGGATGTTGCGACCCTTCTGTCGTCACCGGCAGCCGAAAAAAACATAGAGCTGCTGGTGCGCACGGCGCCTGATTTGCCGTCGGCCGTGATCGGCGACGCGGGGCGCTTCCGGCAGATCATCGCCAATCTCGTCGGCAATGCCGTGAAGTTCACGGAGCGTGGTCACGTCCTTGTGGACGTCGGCTTCACACCGGGCGCGCCAGACGAGTTCATGGCGAACATCCGGGTTAAGGATACCGGCATCGGCATTCCGGGCGACAAGCTCGAGTCCATTTTTGACAAGTTCTCGCAAATCGACGCATCCTCCACGCGTCGCCACGAGGGAACCGGACTTGGCCTTGCCATCACGGCAGGACTGGTCGACTTGTTTGGCGGCAACCTCGAGGTGGACAGTCAGCCGGGGGAAGGCTCGGTCTTTACCGTGAACCTGCCTTTCGTCGTGGCCGCGGCGCGCCTGGCAAAGCCGCTGCCCGTCAACGTCAGGGGTGCGCGTGTTCTCATCGTCGACGACAACGTGGTCAACCGACAGATTTTAACCGAGCAATTGGCGCTTTGGGGCTTCGATGGCGCGGCAGCCGAAGACGGACCCGCGGCATTTGCAATCCTCGAGGCTGCGGACGAGTTTGGTATAGGGATCGATGCAGTCGTGCTCGACGACCCGATACCGGGCATGAATGGTGCCGAGATCGCACGGAAACTGCGCATCGACAGGCGCTTCGAGCGTCTGCCGATCATCTTTCTCACGTCGATGGGCATTTCCGGGGCCGAAAAAGAGTTCGCAGCGCTTAACGGCCAAGCCTATCTGATGAAGCCGGCGCGGGCCAGCGTGCTGAGGAACACCATTGTTGACGTCGTGCGTGCGAGCCGGGCGAAGCAGATTGCCGCTGTTGTCACCATGCCGCCCAGCGTTCAGGCGGCACCGCCGCCGCTCCCCAAGGTCCAACCTCGCGAACGTGCACCGCGCGAGTTCATCGATGTGCTGGTTGCGGAAGACAACGAGGTCAACCAGATCGTCTTCACGCAGATATTGCAGGAAACCGGCCGCAACTTTCTCGTTGTCGGCAACGGTTGGGAGGCCGTCGAGGCATTTGACCGTTATACCCCACGCATCATCATGATGGATGTCTCGATGCCCGTGATGAACGGCCATGACGCGACGCGCGCAATACGCAATCGCGAGCGCGGACAAGGCCATCGCGTGCCAATTATCGGAGTGACAGCGCATGCGCTGGAGGCCGACCGCGATCTCTGCCTGGAGGCAGGCATGGACGATTACATGTCAAAGCCGATCAGCCCGGAACTGCTCGAAGAGAAGCTGGAGCTGTGGTTGGGCCGAAGCGAGCAACAGGCTGGGCGCTCGGCGAGCTAG
- a CDS encoding DEAD/DEAH box helicase, producing MTNFESLGVSKPIVATLFQLGIETPTPIQEKAIPLLLQGRDLIGLAQTGTGKTAAFGLPLIEKLIPEERRPDNRTTRTLILAPTRELVNQIAQNLKNFLRKSHLRINVVVGGVSINKQQLQLEKGTDILVATPGRLLDLVNRRAIGLTAVRYLVLDEADQMLDLGFVHDLRKISKMVPKKRQTMLFSATMPKAIADLAADFLTDPVKVEVTPPGKAADKVEQYVHFVNGKNDKTDLLKKSLSENPDGRAIVFLRTKHGAEKLMKHLEHVGYSVASIHGNKSQGQRERALKAFKDGDIKTLIATDVAARGIDIPAVSHVYNYDLPEVAEAYVHRIGRTARAGRDGIAIAFCAPDESRLLRDIERLMSINIAVASGEAPANMNATPRRGNGNGNGGNRGQGRGGEGRGGEGRGEHNRSGGRPERRPRREGEGGEVRANNEERRERRPRPERQPQSQRNEDFRGQRRGEPTPAVGPDNDLATTSDFRAARNSQRPQHGNHANGSDANRHHPGGGARNAHGRAARKHGEDRGAQANAGGGERGERREGNGGNRRPSRGGNGGQRRERA from the coding sequence TTGACCAATTTTGAATCGCTTGGTGTGTCCAAGCCGATCGTCGCTACACTTTTCCAGCTCGGCATCGAAACGCCGACCCCTATCCAGGAAAAGGCAATCCCGCTTCTCCTTCAAGGCCGTGACCTCATCGGCCTCGCCCAGACCGGCACCGGCAAGACGGCTGCCTTCGGCCTGCCGCTGATCGAAAAGCTCATCCCCGAAGAACGCCGCCCGGACAACCGCACGACCCGTACGCTGATCCTGGCGCCGACCCGCGAACTGGTGAACCAGATCGCCCAGAACCTGAAGAACTTCCTGCGCAAGTCTCATCTGCGCATCAACGTCGTCGTCGGCGGCGTGTCGATCAACAAGCAGCAGTTGCAGCTTGAAAAGGGCACGGACATTCTCGTTGCCACGCCGGGCCGCCTGCTCGACCTCGTCAACCGTCGCGCCATCGGCCTCACCGCCGTGCGCTACCTTGTGCTCGACGAAGCCGACCAGATGCTCGACCTCGGCTTCGTGCACGACCTGCGCAAGATCTCCAAAATGGTGCCGAAGAAGCGCCAGACCATGCTGTTTTCGGCCACCATGCCGAAGGCGATCGCCGATCTCGCTGCCGACTTCCTGACCGATCCGGTCAAGGTCGAAGTCACGCCTCCCGGCAAGGCTGCCGACAAGGTCGAACAGTATGTTCACTTCGTCAACGGCAAGAACGACAAGACCGATCTCCTGAAGAAGTCGCTCTCCGAAAACCCCGATGGCCGGGCCATCGTATTCCTGCGCACCAAGCACGGCGCCGAGAAGCTGATGAAGCACCTCGAGCATGTCGGCTATTCCGTTGCCTCGATCCACGGCAACAAGAGCCAGGGCCAGCGCGAGCGCGCCCTCAAGGCCTTCAAGGACGGCGACATCAAGACGTTGATCGCCACCGACGTCGCTGCCCGCGGCATCGACATTCCGGCCGTCAGCCACGTCTACAACTACGACCTGCCTGAAGTCGCCGAAGCCTATGTCCACCGTATCGGCCGTACGGCCCGTGCCGGTCGCGACGGCATCGCGATTGCCTTCTGCGCGCCTGACGAGTCGCGCCTGCTGCGCGACATCGAGCGCCTGATGAGCATCAACATCGCCGTTGCCAGCGGCGAAGCCCCTGCCAACATGAACGCGACCCCACGCCGCGGCAATGGCAACGGCAATGGCGGCAACCGCGGCCAGGGTCGTGGCGGTGAAGGTCGCGGCGGCGAAGGCCGTGGCGAACATAACCGCTCGGGCGGTCGTCCGGAGCGTCGTCCGCGTCGCGAAGGCGAAGGCGGCGAAGTGCGCGCCAACAACGAGGAACGGCGCGAGCGTCGTCCGCGTCCGGAGCGCCAACCCCAGTCCCAGCGCAACGAGGACTTCCGCGGCCAGCGCCGTGGCGAGCCTACGCCTGCCGTCGGTCCCGACAATGATCTGGCCACGACGTCCGACTTCCGTGCGGCCCGCAATTCGCAGCGCCCGCAACATGGCAACCATGCCAATGGCAGTGATGCAAACCGTCATCATCCCGGCGGTGGCGCACGCAACGCCCACGGTCGTGCGGCCCGCAAGCACGGTGAAGACCGCGGCGCGCAAGCCAATGCCGGCGGTGGCGAGCGCGGCGAACGTCGCGAAGGCAACGGCGGCAACCGCCGCCCTTCGCGCGGTGGCAACGGTGGTCAGCGCCGCGAACGCGCCTGA
- a CDS encoding VOC family protein has product MPNIENLRKQAKTYLRWHRQRYYPVAAQIRWILPGYRDQSDREILDADFKLSDAQELVARKHGFANWPALIKGIEAMTDTPVLNSNGSLIISAQPQLFVADLDAAFRFYVQQLGFKVAFSYGEPPFYAQVFRDGACLNLRKVGVPAFDAGFRAREVDALSATLTLDDPKPLFLEYQAAGVPFHQSLRTEPWGARTFIVRDPDANLIAFSGGDI; this is encoded by the coding sequence ATGCCCAATATCGAAAACCTTCGAAAGCAAGCCAAGACCTACCTGCGATGGCATCGCCAACGGTACTATCCCGTGGCGGCGCAAATCAGGTGGATCCTGCCCGGATATCGAGACCAAAGCGATCGAGAGATACTGGACGCAGATTTCAAGCTCAGCGACGCCCAGGAGCTTGTTGCCAGAAAGCATGGCTTTGCGAATTGGCCGGCGCTGATCAAAGGGATCGAAGCCATGACAGACACGCCAGTCCTCAATAGCAACGGCTCGCTTATCATATCGGCGCAGCCGCAACTCTTCGTCGCCGACCTCGATGCCGCATTCCGGTTTTATGTCCAGCAGCTCGGCTTTAAAGTCGCATTTTCCTATGGAGAGCCGCCGTTTTATGCCCAGGTCTTTCGCGATGGCGCCTGCTTGAATCTGCGAAAGGTCGGCGTGCCAGCTTTCGATGCCGGCTTCAGAGCCCGAGAGGTCGATGCCCTTTCCGCAACCCTGACACTCGACGATCCGAAGCCGTTGTTCCTGGAATATCAGGCGGCCGGTGTCCCGTTTCATCAGTCTCTACGGACCGAGCCATGGGGTGCACGCACCTTCATCGTGCGGGATCCGGATGCAAACCTGATCGCCTTTTCAGGCGGCGATATCTAG
- a CDS encoding DMT family transporter: MSLDRFAPAIFVLLWSTGWVVAKYAALHSEPFTFLAVRYALSGLAFFSLCLVMRAAWPGRAVAFKAVYSGVFLHGFYLAGLWWAIANGVPAGVSGIIAALQPLLTAMAAPLLVGERLQGVQRLGLLLGFLGIAMAISPKLFDPATADLAHAALPLAINLIAMCSVTYGTLYQKKHLQTGNLLPIATLQYVGALIVTLPLMLTFERMHFDASAQAIAALIWSVFGLSMGGVGLLLYLIRRGQVSRAASLIYLMPPTVALEAFIAFGEPLTLPLILGTIVVVAGVYLTNRPASVPSRDMATMRRA, encoded by the coding sequence ATGTCGCTTGATCGCTTTGCACCCGCCATTTTCGTTCTTCTCTGGTCGACCGGCTGGGTCGTGGCGAAATACGCCGCCCTCCACTCGGAGCCCTTTACCTTCCTTGCGGTGCGTTACGCGTTGTCGGGGCTGGCGTTTTTCAGCCTTTGCCTGGTGATGCGCGCGGCGTGGCCCGGCAGGGCGGTTGCTTTCAAGGCGGTCTATTCCGGTGTGTTCCTGCATGGCTTCTATCTCGCCGGCCTATGGTGGGCGATCGCGAATGGCGTGCCGGCGGGGGTATCAGGCATCATTGCCGCCCTGCAGCCGCTTCTCACGGCAATGGCTGCGCCGCTGCTCGTCGGCGAGCGCCTGCAGGGCGTCCAGAGGCTTGGTCTGCTGCTCGGTTTCCTCGGCATCGCCATGGCGATATCGCCGAAGCTCTTCGATCCCGCCACCGCTGATCTGGCGCATGCGGCGCTGCCGTTGGCAATCAACCTTATCGCCATGTGTTCCGTCACTTACGGAACGCTCTATCAAAAGAAACATCTGCAGACCGGCAACCTTCTGCCGATCGCCACGCTACAATATGTCGGTGCGTTGATCGTCACGTTGCCGCTGATGCTTACTTTCGAGCGCATGCATTTCGATGCGTCGGCGCAGGCCATCGCGGCGCTCATCTGGTCGGTATTCGGGCTCTCGATGGGCGGCGTCGGACTGCTGCTCTATCTCATCCGTCGCGGTCAGGTCTCGCGGGCGGCTTCGCTCATCTATCTGATGCCGCCAACGGTGGCGCTCGAGGCCTTTATCGCTTTCGGCGAGCCGCTGACGCTGCCCCTGATCCTCGGCACCATCGTGGTCGTTGCCGGCGTCTATCTGACGAACCGACCGGCGAGCGTGCCTTCACGAGATATGGCCACGATGAGGCGCGCCTAG
- a CDS encoding circularly permuted type 2 ATP-grasp protein, with amino-acid sequence MAFDEMITADESPRPPYEKYFEWYNSQDRTHLIAKSQDAENIFRKTGITFAVYGHADSSEKLIPFDIIPRIISGREWRKLAQGIEQRVIALNAFLDDIYHKQEIIRAGRIPRELIERNDTFLPEMIGFRPPGGVYTHIVGTDIVRTGEDEFYVLEDNARTPSGVSYMLENRETMMQMFPELFHTNKVRPVEDYPYLLRQSLASLAPPGCKGKPRVAVLTPGIYNSAYYEHSFLADTMGVELVEGSDLRVIDGKVKMRTTRGYEAIDVLYRRVDDDFLDPLTFRPDSALGIPGIMDVYRSGNITIANAPGTGISDDKAIYSYMPEIVEFYTGRKPILENVPTWRCSEPQSLRYVLEHLEELVVKEVHGSGGYGMLVGPTASKKERADFGEKLKAKPANYIAQPTLSLSTVPILVNKGIAPRHVDLRPYVLVSDKVQIIPGGLTRVALKQGSLVVNSSQGGGTKDTWVLED; translated from the coding sequence TTGGCATTTGATGAAATGATCACCGCGGACGAAAGTCCGCGTCCGCCATATGAAAAATACTTTGAGTGGTACAATAGCCAAGATCGAACGCATCTGATTGCCAAATCGCAGGACGCGGAAAACATCTTCCGCAAGACTGGCATTACATTTGCGGTCTACGGACACGCTGACTCCTCCGAAAAGCTCATCCCCTTCGACATCATCCCCCGCATCATTTCCGGCCGCGAATGGCGCAAGCTCGCTCAGGGCATCGAGCAGCGGGTCATTGCCCTCAACGCCTTTCTCGATGACATCTACCACAAACAGGAAATCATTCGCGCCGGGCGCATTCCGCGTGAGCTGATCGAGAGGAACGATACCTTCCTGCCCGAGATGATCGGCTTCCGGCCGCCCGGAGGGGTCTACACCCACATCGTCGGCACCGATATCGTGCGCACCGGCGAGGATGAATTCTACGTGCTGGAGGACAACGCCCGCACGCCTTCCGGTGTCAGCTACATGCTGGAAAACCGGGAAACGATGATGCAGATGTTCCCGGAACTGTTCCACACCAACAAGGTCCGGCCGGTCGAGGACTATCCCTACCTGCTGCGCCAGAGCCTGGCATCGCTTGCGCCTCCGGGCTGCAAGGGCAAGCCGCGCGTCGCCGTTTTGACCCCCGGGATCTACAATTCGGCGTATTACGAGCACTCGTTCCTGGCCGACACGATGGGCGTCGAGCTTGTCGAAGGCTCGGATTTGCGCGTCATCGACGGCAAGGTGAAGATGCGCACAACGCGCGGCTACGAGGCGATCGACGTGCTCTACCGCCGCGTCGACGACGACTTCCTCGATCCCCTCACCTTCCGACCGGATTCCGCGCTCGGCATCCCGGGGATCATGGATGTCTACCGCTCCGGTAACATCACCATCGCCAATGCACCCGGTACCGGCATATCGGACGACAAGGCGATCTATTCCTATATGCCCGAGATCGTCGAGTTCTACACTGGGCGCAAGCCGATCCTGGAAAACGTGCCGACCTGGCGCTGTTCCGAGCCGCAAAGCCTCAGATACGTGCTCGAGCATCTGGAAGAACTCGTCGTCAAGGAAGTACACGGTTCAGGCGGTTATGGCATGCTCGTCGGCCCGACAGCTTCGAAGAAGGAACGCGCCGACTTTGGCGAGAAGTTGAAGGCGAAGCCTGCCAACTACATCGCACAGCCGACGCTTTCGCTTTCGACCGTGCCAATCCTCGTCAACAAGGGAATTGCGCCGCGCCATGTGGACCTGCGCCCCTATGTTCTCGTCTCCGACAAGGTGCAGATCATCCCCGGCGGTCTGACCCGTGTAGCCCTGAAACAGGGTTCGCTGGTGGTCAACTCCAGCCAGGGCGGCGGCACAAAAGATACCTGGGTATTGGAGGACTGA